The following proteins are encoded in a genomic region of Alosa alosa isolate M-15738 ecotype Scorff River chromosome 10, AALO_Geno_1.1, whole genome shotgun sequence:
- the rbpjl gene encoding recombining binding protein suppressor of hairless-like protein — protein MFKNLDPTPSETVDQSFSSVPRITRDSVRQYLQFHPDQTVRILHARVAQKSYGNEKRFFCPPPCVYLSGSGWKLKQEHLKATGLGEASCRLCGYMSLDSTEGNQADTIKLNFEEQSDNRMFACAKTLYISDTDKRKHFRLVLKLFFSNGLEVGSFYSRLIKVISKPSQKRQSMKNADLCISSGSRVSLFNRLRSQTVSTRYLAVEDGAFVASARQWTAFTITLVGDESSEHGEYSVCEGYICYGCVVQLVCTDSGVSLPPMVIRKVNKQHAILDVDEPVSQLHKCAFQFKDNNQMYLCLSNEKIIQFQASPCPKERSRELLNDGSCWTIIGTETVEYTFSESLTCSQGSISPVPVITALELNGGGHVAMLELNGENFGPHLKVWFGDVEAETMFRSPKSMLCVVPDVSVFSGEWRWLRCPITVPLSLLRLDGLIYRSPFSFTYTPEHGAPAQLRRPSAEHTADSDTLIDTIHQEFTRTNFHLFMQS, from the exons ATGTTTAAAAATCTAGACCCCACCCCCAGTGAAAC GGTGGACCAGAGTTTCTCCTCAGTGCCCAGGATCACCCGCGACTCTGTGAGACAGTACCTGCAGTTTCACCCAGACCAGACCGTGCGCATACTCCATGCCCGGGTGGCACAGAAGTCATATGGCAATGAGAAacg ATTCTTCTGCCCCCCGCCATGTGTTTACCTCAGCGGATCAGGCTGGAAACTCAAACAGGAGCATCTGAAAG CTACCGGACTCGGGGAGGCCAGTTGTCGACTCTGTGGATATATGAGCCTGGACAGCACGGAGGGCAACCAGGCGGACACCATCAAGCTAAACTTTGAGGAGCAGTCTGATAACAGG ATGTTTGCCTGTGCTAAGACCCTGTACATATCGGACACGGACAAGCGGAAACACTTCCGCCTGGTCCTGAAGCTCTTCTTCAGCAACGGGCTAGAGGTGGGCTCTTTCTACAGCAGGCTGATCAAAGTCATCTCCAAGCCGTCGCAGAAGAGACAGTCCATGAAGAATGCTGACT TGTGCATTTCCTCAGGATCTCGTGTTTCCCTGTTCAACCGGCTGCGCTCTCAGACAGTTAGCACACGGTACCTGGCTGTGGAGGACGGCGCGTTTGTGGCCAGTGCCAGACAGTGGACTGCCTTCACCATCACTTTAG TGGGAGACGAGTCGTCAGAGCATGGGGAGTATTCGGTGTGTGAGGGCTACATCTGCTATGGCTGTGTGGTACAGCTAGTCTGCACGGACTCTGGAGTGTCTCTGCCTCCGATG GTCATTCGGAAGGTCAATAAGCAGCATGCCATTCTGGACGTGGATGAGCCAGTCTCTCAGCTGCACAAGTGTGCGTTCCAGTTCAAGGACAACAACCAGATGTACTTGTGTCTCTCCAACGAGAAAATCATCCAGTTCCAG GCTTCTCCATGTCCGAAAGAGCGGAGTAGAGAGTTATTAAACGACGGCTCCTGCTGGACGATCATCGGGACGGAGACGGTGGAGTACACCTTCAGTGAGAGTCTCACCTGTAGCCAGGGCTCCATCAGCCCTGTACCTGTCATCACGGCGCTGGAG TTGAATGGGGGAGGCCATGTAGCCATGCTGGAGTTGAATGGTGAAAATTTTGGCCCTCACCTAAAGGTTTGGTTTGGAGATGTGGAGGCAGAGACAATGTTCAG AAGCCCTAAATCCATGTTGTGCGTGGTGCCCGACGTGTCCGTGTTCAGCGGGGAGTGGCGGTGGCTCCGGTGCCCCATCACCGTGCCGCTGTCCCTGCTGCGACTGGACGGTCTCATCTACCGTAGCCCCTTCTCCTTCACCTACACCCCCGAGCATGGCGCCCCGGCACAGCTGCGCCGGCCCAGCGCCGAGCACACCGCCGACTCCGACACGCTCATCGACACCATCCACCAGGAGTTCACCCGCACCAACTTCCACCTGTTCATGCAGAGCTAA